In Aedes albopictus strain Foshan chromosome 3, AalbF5, whole genome shotgun sequence, the genomic window caacaataatcataaaatctcaaaatgttttcatctcaaaaaatccgttccccaaattggcttccaggaaaaatataaaagtgtggggatgttcaaaaataaaaaatagaaaaatcaaaaactgaaattcatgaaatcgagaattaaaaagaatcgtcttccaaaacatgtttaaatcgattttagatgacgaaaaatgatatttagacccaaatcaaaaatttgggtattagagggttaaggtctgtatacgcaagagtacttggaagacctaaagcattcttggaaatcaagtctctacagaactgtcttccatggacctgtaggacgttgcaccgcatcagtaatgcaacaaaacTGCTTATtgatctgattctctgattaccAAGAAAATCATTTAATATAACTTCTCTTTAGAACCGTggtccaaaaatctgtatgatgttacaccgtatgagtaatgtaaaagcaattacgctagtagattcaggcctttacttgcggaagttctggatgacctagaacacgttaacggaaccatgcgccaaggacctgtaggatgtttcaCCGCATCAGTTATGTAACAACCTTTCATTTTAATACTTGTAGACCTTAAGGCTTTCacttgcagaagttcttggatgacctagtttTTTTGGATAGTAGTTCCCTACATAACCATGCTTCATTGCCCTATAGGATGTTACacggcatcagtaatgcaacaattaCCCATTGATTTTGTTTATAGATCTTGGGGCCTTTactcgcagaagttcttggatgcactagatcatctttgaaaacAACTTCTCTGCAGAATTATGCTTCATGGacttgtaggatgttacaccgtttcagtaatgtaactacaatctaacgattacgcttgtagatcttatggccaccactcgcggaagttcttggttttcctagaatatccttgaaaataacttctcttcagaactatgctccttggacctgtaggatgttacaccgtatcagtaatataacaaaaatccatttattacgcttgtagatcttgaattctttattcgcggaaattcttggatgacctagagcatatttgggaagtagtttcctacagaactatgctccatggatctgtaggatgttacaccgcatcaacgATATAGGAAAAATTAAttaattacgctcgtagattttcaggcctgcactctcggaaattcttggaggtcctagaatatatttgaaaactacgtctcaacagaactatactctaaggacctgtaggatgttgcaccgcatcagtaatgtggctacaatccatcgatcacgcttgtagatctgaaggcctttattcgcggaagttcttggatgccctagaatattcttgaaaacaacatctcttcagaactatattCCGTGGACATATCctcaccgtatcagtaatgtactTCAAATGGTCATTTTCATGGAAGCGACCAAATTGATGagtcataggccgttttcgaACGATGGGCGCAGGAAACTTAACTCCATCTCCTGAAATCAAACTtcgtcttcttcgtcttcttctttttcttcttcttcttggcgtagcgtccCCATTGGGTCGAAGCCTGCTTCTGAGCTTTGTGTTCTATGAACATTTTCACAGTTAACCACTGAGAGGTTCTTCTGTCAATGACAATTTGGCTGAATCTACAAAATCACCTGTCATGAATACTTCCAGGGACTAGGGCTAGGGTTACTTCAGGAACACTATTATagtattcttcaagaatatccacaaaaattcctttagttcctccaggaaaactCCCAGAGATTCAATCATTACACAGTGAATGTTTCAGCGAAATTATTGGAAACGCTTCGTAGATCTGTCGGCCGATTGTTTTCGTaaatgacgaatttcgccccaaatcgtattcggagttggcagcaccctctcagattccaatgaaactttctggctgtgtagaccttgactagataagccatttTGCATACTTAGTCccttcaaaatttatctagactatcttttgaaaagggcttaactttttttataatttttttataaaaatgtttTATGAAAAAATGACTGCTCCTACAAGAAAGTGTTGTCTGGGTGATTGTCACAAATTACGTCAAGTACCtatcatgaaaaaaatattgaaaaaaaacacTGATTTTCCGATCGTTTAGTacgagtaggtggtactagcgctctcacgccgcATATATGAGAATTAGGGTATGGCGTCCTTGGTtacaattgtaggaaaaacacttatctacaagtttgccgaatatctcatttcaatattatgcttctgaactgagttaaatCAAGTTGTTCTCTTTTTTCCAAATTCTGCTGCTCTTGTTTAAATTTTATGTATGACCAATTCTTTTTAATGGAATACTGATCTTTTTTACGGAAACTTGACCGAACGCTTGCAATGCAATGATgcaatttaagttgtttttcgcaaataaaaaaatctaatttcagaaaaaatatctttCTACATCTAAGTATTAACAGTCTAATGAATTGGAGAAACAAAGGGCATCCGTTTCTAATAATGAATTATCAATCATATACAATAACACATGCGACGTTTTTGGACACATCAACTGATAACGCCTAGATGAATTGCGACTTGGTACTAGaaagcatagttcagaatttggTGAACGACCTTTAGAACAAGAGATAACAGAAGAATGTGACTATTTACGCATGATTCTTATTTTTCTGAACTTCTGTTTACGAATTTCTAGTTTGATTGATATATGTTTGCAACATTTCAGCATCACAATGAAATTCACCCCGCCACCAAATTCCCTCCGAGGTCCCCTCGTCATCCCGGACAAGATTATGATGGGTCCGGGACCGTCCAACTGTTCGAAGCGTGTTCTCGCTGCTCTGAACAACACCTGCCTTAGTAACTTCCACGATGAGCTGTTCCAAGTGATCGACGAAGTCAAAGACGGCCTACGGTACATCTTCCAAACGGAAAACCGAACGACCATGTGCATCACGGGTTCGGCCCACACCGGCATGGAAGCTCTGCTGTGCAATCTGCTGGAAGAGGGAGACATCGTACTGATCGCGAACAATGGCATCTGGGCCGAACGTGCGATCAATATGGCCACCCGTTATGGAGCCGACGTCCGGGTACTGGCAGGACCAGCCGACAGACCATTCTCGATGACCGATTTCAAAAAGGCGATCGAACAGCACAGACCGAAGTGTCTGTTCGTGGTACACGGAGATTCTTCGTCTGGGTTGCTGCAACCTCTGGAAGGACTGGGCAAAATCTGCCACGACTATGACTGCCTACTGTTGGTAGATGCCGTGGCTAGCCTGTGCGGGGTTCCGTTCTACATGGACAAATGGGAGATCGATGGCGCCTATACCGGGTCACAGAAGGTGCTGGGTGCCCCACCCGGAATAACGCCCATTTCGATCAGTCCGAAGGCATTGTAAGTGTCTGGTCTAACTCGATATAGATGCTCAAGTCCTAATCTACTGGTTTTTCGTTTCAGAGAAGTGATTCGATCGAGAAAAACACCATCCAAAGTATTCTACTGGGACCTGCTAGTGTTGGGCAACTACTGGGGATGCTACGATGAGCAGAAGCGGTATCACCACACCGTCCCGTCCAACCTGATATTTGCCCTCCGCGAAGCCATCGCCCAGGTGGCGGACGAAGGTCTTGAAGCGGTCATTCGCCGGAGACAGGAATGTGCCGAGCAAATGTACCGCGGCCTGCAGGCCATGGGCCTGGAAGTATTCGTCAAAGAGCCCAAACATCGGCTGCCGACCGTGACCTGTATTATGATCCCCAAGGACGTCAACTGGTGGAAGGTCTCCGAGTACGCCATGAATAAGTATGTCTGAATGTCGGAGCAATAGGAGGTGAAACTAGACCTAATGAACGTGCATTCGTTTCAGCTTCTCCTTGGAGATTCAGGGTGGATTCGGACCCACGATGGGAATTGCGTGGCGGGCCGGAATTATGGGCGAGAGTTCAACACTACAGCGGGTAAACTTCTACCTTTATGTGttcaaggaatctctcaaggCTACTCATCCGGACTACATATTCGTCGAGAGAAACGGTCACACGAACGGGATGAAGTAATGTTTGTCACAATACAGCGAATGCAGAAGAGCGGTTTTCACTAAACCACAATTCATGAGCAATTGTAGCTTCaattttttgttctttttgtaACAAAGATGGTGGTTAATTAAGCTAAATAAAAAGTTAGACAATTGATATCCAGCAAAGTGATGAAACTGTGAAAGCCTCATTGTTTCTTCAttagaatatctgaaaaatgctCAATATTCtttaaaattgagaaaaaatcagagttgcctattttcccggaaaattcaggtggatttttttgtttttccttgacactaattactttgaaaaaccataactcaagaacgaagcaatgAAAAGgagtaatgaaaatgaaagcaaattttctcagaaatccaaaaaaaatattagctggaaaaagttttccacaaaattttccacagttcaaAAAATTTGTAAAGAATAGCCAGAAAAGCTATGgttgaactcgtggaaaattttcaaaaaatatttttgagaatgttattttaaaagctttaattaaggtgacttggtgcatcacagaatttccataggaatcattgactttttaattttcaatgattgtttgcctcgcgtttttaaagtgataaaaaacgggaaattttgcagtcacgcagtagaaaaagtatcatcacactcaccacgagtgagcatatgggatgatacattttcatccgaatttgcgctttggtaactgagttttatcactttgaaatttcgagcgagatttcaatgatgctgatgacgcactacgcgtcgttaagGGGTTAAAtttaaggggtctccagttagcctagtggttaaggctatgcatCGTCAATCCGGGATCGAttaccgttccggtcgggaaaattttctcgactccctgggcatagtgtattattgtacttgccccacaatatacaaattcatgcaatggcaggcaaagaaagcccttcaattattaactgtggaagtgctcaaagaacactaagttaaagcgaagcaggccaagtcccagtgggtacgtagagccataaagaagaagataagttttaatcgctgaaatttttagaatgcacttttttttcgtttttggccaattttgttgaaaaatgcccaaatgcgccatttctttgaaaaaccataactcaagaacgaagcatcgtagaaacaatgttttatatgaaaatggaagaaaattttctcaggaatccaaaaaaatatgaaataaaaaaagttttgcacaaaattttccaccgttgggaaaattcatgaagaaaagccggaaaaactactcgagctcgcggaaaattttcaaaaaaaaattgagaaggtaatttcacatgctttgattgctgaaatttttggaatgcacttttttcgttcctgagttatggccaattttgtgaaaaattaccatatactATAGGCtgaacattggcgtagctagcctcTTGCATCgcactctttctcgtgtttgtttaggagaatgagtaagaaaaaaggaaaagtagagtgactggaagggagagtggcgtcaatgtcaaaattggaacagcgatcatctgtcaactccatacaaattcccgttccaaacgagcaggagacctgtcaaaattggaagatgacgccactctcccttccagttaCTCTAaggaaaagctagctacgccaatgaggcTAAAGTGTCTCGtctaccaaagtggcgaatccttgtcgttttgacaggtctcctgctcaactgaaactatggggatgacagaaaATCGACTGTTCAAatgttgacgtttctcctctttgttttaccCAGGCTCAGGCTTACAAGCCAGAAAGGCTTTTCTTTATATTCCcatcggtggaaaattttgtggaaatattTTTCCacttcttttttttgtttcatgAGAAAACTTTGTGtctacgatacttcgttcttgagtcattatttttcgaagaaaaggcttctttggcacatttggacataattcatcaaaattggccataactcaaaaacgaaaaaaaaagtgcgttccgaaaattgggttgtttagtgaataaaagattgctattttctatagcctagtcgaaagagctcatttttctaagtACAACGTTATTTTACTGGATATCAAAACCTTTGTTTTGatagttaaattaacaaaacagttttaattctgacagttcaatcgataaaataacagttcaacccgaacaaaaaattttccccatacaaactttctaattttgggcggagaatcttattatgaaataatctggatacccctaaagaacccaattccagCGATTATAGctcataaaataaccttctcaaaaatattttttttgaaaattttccatgaattcgggcatacactgaaataaattttgttgcagTTTCTACCGAATTCATGGTAAAATTAAAAATtgcaccaacaattttcaaccgaatgcaaaattctgttaatagagataagtgacattttaacacacgaacactagcgcaaatttttcctcacacaaaagtgcacgccgattgaaaggctattcagattgcatatgcaaatattacccaatcgaattgggtaaaacgggtaaataatgataaaaccaacgtccggggcaagagtgcaaatattttcctcgcagtttcacaactacatctacaaaaaaggcacgcatacatttgaacgtgattacctctattgtactgaaacattgtcaatacaggtacatactcttcgatataacgtacaaacaagttttctctttgtacgttatatcgaagtgtacgttatatcgaagtgtacgttatatcgaagcagagaaaattttaatattttttatgctagtattgatgtattcgacgtaaaattaatcccaaataatgatttcggtgaaattcacaaaaccaataatgaaaaacttaagttttgacgaaaaagtcatttcgttttttgtgcttcgatataacgtacattttgtttcgatataacgtacactaattttttccccaatttgcgctaattctgggcaacaaaacattgatttgagtgatttcgtagtttatctaagggttattcatgggaaaaataaaaattttcaatgttgtacgttatatcgaagcaaaatgtacgttatatcgaattcgctatatcgagggtacgctatatcgagggtacgttatatcgaagaatacctgtattaccATGCGTACcgtaccgttgactgaaaacattcttgatgctactattttggcattgtaatttcgaccacgTTGACTTGAATGTTGGGCGTCTCAGATAAACGTGGTCAAAACAACAATGCCAAAATAGCAGCgtcaagaatgttttcagtcaacggtacgGCACGCAtgataatattgacaatgttgcattcggttgaaaaccgttggtgcagttcttaatttaaccatggattcggtagtaactacaataaaatttatttcagtgtagttttTCCGGCTTATCTTTACGAAttaactgtgaaaaattttgtggtattttttccagtttattttttttttgtatttctgaaaaaaaaaactgcttttattttattttatattttttgtttctacgatgcttcattcttaaGTAATGATttatcaaagtaagtagtgtctgggggacacaaaaaaaatcttatggcAACCGAAATGCTTATTTCCAGTATTATAATAtggggtttctccaaaaaatgtttAGCAATTCTTCGGCATTTGTTTCTTTTTGTCAGAGAGTTTCTGGgacattttttttacgaattctaaCGTAACTTGCTTCGAAGGAATAGTTAGAAAATTCTAAATATTTAagtaaattgataaatatttctagtttgacattcgaggtcgtGCTTGAGGTGATGGAACTcgacatttttcgtacagaaGTTTCGAAAATGTTTCTAaactgacatacacggtgaaaaaatcactcaaactatgtgttactagctgtacccggcaaactttgtcttgcctactgcgttttttgacgtttcaagtttctatccaagaccaagcccttagaatttatccagtagttcatgccggacatccacttgaaatttcttcagaaactttttcggcattaattcaataatttcctaaagaatccaccaggatgtcttgttggaattcctcagccaattcctgctggtaatgtaccaggaattcttggtggactcctaatagcaattactgaagaaatctcagctgatattgtttgagaaattccagcaagaattcctgaaaaaaaatagtagaaatatctgaaggaatcctagcaagaatttcaggtgatgttgctagggaaattcctaaaggtatccttgaaaaatctctggagaaatcacaaatggaattcctataggaagccttggaggaattacatgcatcaaatgtaaaggaatctttggagaaacctctggggcaatctcagcaagaatttcgagagaaatcccatcattaatttgtggaggaatttcaagaggatttcccaaaatactttttcttggattcctccaaaactttctccttgcatttttctgagcatttctccaagaattccttcaggacctcatttacgaaaaaaaactctagaattcCCAGTtcataggaatttctacaaaagttccttttgtgatttttacaggtttttttttcaaaacattgctctacaaatttcactttaaatttcTACAAAATGCCTGCTTGGCTaaatccacgaattcctcaagctGTTTTTGTAGTAATACCTCTTTTAATTTATCAAATAATTATTCTCGGAttacctctagacattcttgttgggatttattgaattattattgattggattcatccaccaactactactgtaacttctcttctgttacatccttcagagtttcccttgcgcttcttctaagaatgtatctagggattgtttcaagaatccctcttcgttttcttattggaaatctccttcagattcctttgagaaattaagttgaaattgattcagatttctcgaagaattcgtggtgggaaacctcttggaagtctttctgggattcctcaagccattacccgggtagaggctaatggcaaacaaaggacaaaataataactgtttttgccatcatatctcgttttgccattcttctgttattatgaaaaacttaaaatggctaatcaatagcaaaatatacaatcatagcaaatcttgtcattgatatgttattcatgaataatgctaaatgacacatcaataacaaaaattactatcatggtaaaacttgcaatttagcaccttttataatgaattgtataaaatatcaaaacaataacataatttacattcctagctaaatttaccattattttgatattgtgattaattatttataaacattaggcaccataacatattttactcttaatataccattaactattatattgtatatttcaagcataacggtggctacgttcaccaaagtgaatttgatttttaagttcgtttcgttttaagtttttaatttccacaaaataaaactgtttttacattgattgatgaacttaaattttatttaagaaaaaaaaaaaaagaaatagctcaatttacctttcttctgctactttgaaataataactgaatctaccattattttaaaattgaatttaaacaactaaacctaccattattttgatcgccacataaacagctaaatttgttcttattcagttatcaataactcaagaatgtcatattttgttagtcatcgataacagttaatttgggtcttattttgttatcaatatctcaataataacttaatttgttcttcaatttaatccgcatgctttaccattactttgttattacaatggcaaaataagttatttttaagtttttctgctaccaaaattttgttattatttttgttattttaactcttatttcaaacaaacaaataactcattttgccattcaaacattctgttttaatggtaaaatttgccattcctttgccattaagctctacccgggtaatgacagaaattattcagcaactcctggaggattcttaaaaGCATTTACAGCAAAAATACTATCTGGAAATACttgtgaaatcccagcagaaatgcttggagaaatcctggtaggagttcctgaaggaatcacagcaagaattcatagaaatatttctggaagatttgaatAAACTGTAGAATGTTTCTCAAAGGGACATTCCTTGCCGATGGCAATTTTTGTAGGGatgactgctgggattcctctgaagatcccggaatttctccttgaaattcttctccaaggatacatctaggaattcctcttgcaatacatccagtaaacaacagggattccaaaaacaccttctggaatttcttagggaattcttgctgagatttccatggaatatctatctatc contains:
- the LOC109411428 gene encoding 3-hydroxykynurenine transaminase, whose translation is MKFTPPPNSLRGPLVIPDKIMMGPGPSNCSKRVLAALNNTCLSNFHDELFQVIDEVKDGLRYIFQTENRTTMCITGSAHTGMEALLCNLLEEGDIVLIANNGIWAERAINMATRYGADVRVLAGPADRPFSMTDFKKAIEQHRPKCLFVVHGDSSSGLLQPLEGLGKICHDYDCLLLVDAVASLCGVPFYMDKWEIDGAYTGSQKVLGAPPGITPISISPKALEVIRSRKTPSKVFYWDLLVLGNYWGCYDEQKRYHHTVPSNLIFALREAIAQVADEGLEAVIRRRQECAEQMYRGLQAMGLEVFVKEPKHRLPTVTCIMIPKDVNWWKVSEYAMNNFSLEIQGGFGPTMGIAWRAGIMGESSTLQRVNFYLYVFKESLKATHPDYIFVERNGHTNGMK